A genomic segment from Meiothermus sp. Pnk-1 encodes:
- a CDS encoding aspartate aminotransferase family protein produces the protein MTHPVQIDRDRVKALMQSEQKRFAEHHPRSFELYQRAKNSLLAGVPMHWMTRWPGGFPLFVAEARGATFRDVDGLEYVDLCLGDTGAMTGHSPPAVLPKITEQLAKGITTMLPSENAFWVAEELQRRFGLKYWQFALSATDANRFALRLARAVTARPKVLVFNGCYHGTVDEAYVSLVGGEARSRPGNIGPQVDPTLTSKVVEWNDVEALEAALAPGDVAAVLAEPVMTNVGIVHPEPGYHQALRELTRKYGTLLILDETHTLSAGPGGYTRKHGLEPDLLTVGKPLASGIPAAAYGFTEELGRKAHAVIQPPYADTGGIGGTLAANALSLAAMRATLEHVLTEEAYERMIALAERLEWGVKGVIAKHKLPWHVTRVGCRVEYLFRPNPAKNGSEALAGQDPDLDPFIHLYMLNRGVLLTPFHNMALMSPATLEEHVDRHTEVFTQAVKELL, from the coding sequence ATGACCCATCCGGTTCAGATTGACCGCGACCGCGTGAAAGCCCTAATGCAGAGCGAGCAGAAGCGCTTCGCCGAGCATCACCCGCGCTCCTTCGAACTCTACCAACGGGCCAAAAACTCCCTGCTGGCCGGGGTCCCCATGCACTGGATGACCCGCTGGCCCGGCGGCTTCCCGCTCTTCGTGGCCGAGGCCAGAGGGGCCACCTTCCGCGACGTGGACGGGCTGGAGTACGTCGACCTCTGCCTGGGCGACACCGGGGCCATGACCGGGCACTCCCCGCCCGCCGTGCTGCCCAAGATCACCGAGCAGCTCGCCAAGGGTATCACCACCATGCTGCCCAGCGAGAACGCCTTCTGGGTGGCCGAGGAGTTGCAGCGCCGCTTCGGCCTGAAGTACTGGCAGTTCGCCCTCAGCGCCACCGACGCCAACCGCTTCGCGCTGCGGCTGGCCCGCGCCGTCACCGCTCGCCCCAAGGTGCTGGTGTTCAACGGCTGCTACCACGGCACCGTAGACGAGGCCTACGTGAGCCTGGTGGGCGGCGAGGCCCGGAGCCGCCCCGGCAACATCGGGCCGCAGGTCGACCCTACCCTCACCTCCAAGGTGGTGGAGTGGAACGACGTGGAGGCCCTCGAGGCCGCCCTAGCCCCCGGTGACGTGGCCGCGGTGCTGGCCGAGCCGGTGATGACCAACGTGGGCATCGTGCACCCCGAGCCGGGCTACCATCAGGCCCTGCGCGAGCTGACCCGCAAATATGGCACCCTGCTGATCCTCGACGAGACCCACACCCTCTCGGCGGGACCGGGGGGCTACACCCGCAAGCACGGCCTCGAGCCCGACCTGCTCACCGTGGGCAAGCCGCTGGCGAGCGGCATCCCCGCCGCCGCGTACGGCTTCACCGAGGAACTCGGGCGCAAGGCGCACGCGGTCATCCAGCCCCCCTACGCCGACACCGGCGGCATCGGCGGCACCCTGGCCGCCAACGCGCTCTCGCTGGCGGCGATGCGGGCCACCCTCGAGCACGTCCTCACCGAGGAGGCCTACGAGCGCATGATCGCGCTGGCCGAGCGGCTGGAGTGGGGCGTGAAGGGCGTGATCGCCAAGCACAAGCTCCCCTGGCACGTCACCCGCGTGGGCTGCCGCGTCGAGTACCTCTTCCGCCCCAACCCCGCCAAGAACGGCTCCGAGGCCCTGGCCGGCCAGGACCCCGACCTCGACCCCTTCATCCACCTCTACATGCTCAACCGCGGCGTCCTGCTCACCCCCTTCCACAACATGGCGCTGATGTCCCCGGCGACGCTCGAGGAGCACGTGGACCGGCATACGGAGGTGTTCACGCAAGCGGTGAAGGAGTTGTTGTAG
- a CDS encoding amidohydrolase, which translates to MKADTLIHGGTILNPGPAPGELEGLEALALREGRVLAAGRMSELEPLLSPTTRRVDLEGQTLLPGFNDAHVHVWKVGQLRTTLLDLRGVESLEAFYAAVRERARTLRPGEWLWGRGWNEARLGGWPDRSTLDAIAPRNPVLLTRTCAHIHAVNTPALQAAGVTPETHVPGGEIDFGRGLLYETAYGLVFKAMPAPTQADYERWVLAGLEHLKSLGITSATDPAVDPPLYAAYRALDAAGKLPIRVNLLYIRRPDGGSETFPLPEKHRSDFLRCDSVKFFADGGLSGATAAVSVPYRNTQGPNQGVLRFETEELYALALEAHRQGFRIGTHAIGDRALDQVLEVYGRLYRDSPGPRHRIEHFGLAGEEHLELARRLGVIVVPQPVFLHELRANFLKYLPEAMRCRCYNLRAMFAAGLTVAFSSDGPVVRQVDPLTGLRAALKEPLCAGNEVSLEQSLWAYTMGGAIAQGDQGNRGSLEEGKWADLVILEGDLAKIESLSVHRATVGGEDLG; encoded by the coding sequence GTGAAAGCTGACACCCTGATCCATGGGGGCACCATCCTCAACCCTGGCCCCGCGCCCGGCGAGCTCGAGGGGCTCGAGGCCCTCGCGCTGCGCGAGGGGCGCGTCCTGGCGGCGGGGCGGATGAGCGAGCTCGAGCCCCTCCTCTCCCCCACCACGCGGCGGGTGGACCTCGAGGGCCAGACCCTGCTGCCCGGCTTCAACGACGCGCACGTGCACGTGTGGAAGGTGGGGCAACTGCGCACCACCCTGCTCGACCTGCGGGGCGTGGAGAGCTTGGAGGCATTTTATGCGGCGGTCCGGGAGCGGGCCAGGACCCTGCGCCCCGGCGAGTGGCTGTGGGGGCGCGGCTGGAACGAGGCCCGCCTGGGCGGCTGGCCCGACCGCTCGACCCTCGATGCCATCGCCCCACGCAACCCGGTGCTGCTGACGCGCACCTGCGCCCACATCCACGCCGTGAACACCCCAGCCCTACAGGCGGCGGGGGTCACCCCCGAGACCCACGTGCCGGGCGGGGAGATCGACTTCGGACGCGGCCTCCTCTACGAGACGGCCTACGGGCTGGTGTTCAAGGCCATGCCCGCGCCCACCCAGGCCGACTACGAGCGCTGGGTGCTGGCGGGGCTGGAGCACCTGAAGTCGCTGGGCATCACCAGCGCCACCGACCCCGCCGTGGACCCACCGCTCTACGCGGCCTACCGCGCCCTGGACGCCGCCGGAAAGCTGCCCATCCGGGTCAACCTGCTCTACATCCGCCGCCCGGACGGGGGCAGCGAGACCTTCCCCCTGCCCGAAAAGCACCGCTCCGACTTCCTGCGCTGCGACTCGGTGAAGTTCTTCGCCGACGGGGGGCTTTCGGGGGCCACCGCTGCAGTGAGCGTTCCCTACCGCAACACCCAAGGCCCTAACCAGGGCGTGCTCCGCTTCGAGACCGAAGAACTCTACGCGCTGGCCCTCGAGGCCCACCGCCAGGGCTTCCGCATCGGCACCCACGCCATCGGGGACCGGGCGCTGGACCAGGTTTTGGAGGTGTACGGGCGGCTTTACCGGGACTCTCCCGGACCCCGGCACCGCATCGAGCACTTCGGGCTGGCGGGGGAGGAACACCTCGAGCTCGCCCGGCGGCTCGGCGTGATCGTCGTGCCCCAGCCGGTGTTCCTCCACGAGCTGCGCGCCAACTTCCTCAAGTACCTGCCCGAGGCCATGCGCTGCCGCTGCTACAACCTGCGGGCTATGTTCGCCGCAGGGCTTACCGTGGCGTTTTCCAGTGACGGCCCCGTGGTTCGGCAAGTTGACCCACTCACAGGCCTCCGCGCGGCGCTCAAAGAGCCCCTCTGTGCGGGGAACGAGGTGAGCCTCGAGCAATCCCTCTGGGCCTACACGATGGGCGGGGCCATCGCCCAAGGCGACCAGGGAAACCGAGGGAGCTTGGAGGAGGGCAAGTGGGCCGATTTGGTGATCCTGGAGGGTGACTTAGCGAAGATCGAAAGCCTCTCGGTTCACCGAGCCACGGTCGGGGGGGAGGATTTGGGCTAA
- a CDS encoding GNAT family N-acetyltransferase encodes MNVILQSHDQRFAVVHSEPWMAPHLEAIQAASFPDLAPHERMRAEHYLSQMRIFPEGQHAVLEVATGRVVACSTDLRAKVDFAHFAHKYLEAVGGNYLTTHDPQGDWLYGADIGVHPEFRGHGLSTLLYTARHRLIRRLGLRGHVAGAMPKGYGAYREQMPIEQYVQRVVRGELFDPVLSIQLRRGYAVWGIIPDYLEDASCANYGVFIVWRNPEVGL; translated from the coding sequence TGCAAAGCCATGACCAGCGCTTCGCGGTGGTACACAGCGAACCCTGGATGGCCCCCCACCTCGAGGCCATCCAGGCCGCCTCCTTCCCCGACCTCGCCCCCCACGAGCGCATGCGGGCCGAGCACTACCTCTCGCAGATGCGCATCTTCCCCGAGGGGCAGCACGCGGTGCTCGAGGTGGCCACGGGGCGGGTGGTGGCCTGCTCCACCGACCTGCGCGCCAAGGTGGACTTCGCCCACTTCGCCCACAAGTACCTCGAGGCCGTGGGCGGCAACTACCTCACCACCCACGACCCCCAGGGCGACTGGCTCTACGGCGCCGACATCGGCGTACACCCCGAGTTCCGCGGCCACGGCCTCTCCACGCTGCTCTACACCGCCCGCCACCGGCTCATCCGCCGCCTGGGGCTCAGGGGCCACGTGGCCGGGGCCATGCCCAAGGGCTACGGGGCCTACCGCGAGCAGATGCCCATCGAGCAGTACGTGCAGCGCGTGGTGCGGGGCGAGCTCTTCGACCCGGTGCTCTCGATCCAGCTCAGGCGGGGTTACGCGGTGTGGGGCATTATCCCGGACTACCTCGAGGACGCCAGTTGCGCGAATTACGGGGTGTTCATCGTGTGGCGGAACCCGGAGGTGGGTTTGTGA